From one bacterium genomic stretch:
- a CDS encoding DUF86 domain-containing protein: MKEEIKERLINYLKFLESEWEDYHEYENFTWDIYYKNRKKRREIERWIENVLNSVIDISKVIIISEEYKLPETYKEMVRFLSLFKHFEKRCMDGLSSYVNLRNIITHEYIDIKWNSIENFLKDSKSLIPIFINSVQKYLKEKLKKGNGDSVKK; this comes from the coding sequence TAAAATTTTTGGAGTCCGAATGGGAGGACTATCATGAGTATGAAAATTTTACATGGGATATTTATTACAAAAATAGAAAGAAAAGAAGAGAAATAGAAAGATGGATTGAAAATGTTTTAAATTCAGTTATTGATATATCAAAAGTTATTATAATATCAGAAGAATATAAATTACCTGAAACATATAAAGAAATGGTTAGATTTTTATCTTTATTTAAACATTTTGAAAAAAGATGTATGGATGGCCTTTCTTCTTATGTCAATTTAAGAAATATTATTACCCATGAATATATTGATATAAAATGGAATTCAATAGAAAATTTTTTAAAAGATAGTAAAAGTTTAATACCAATTTTTATAAATTCTGTTCAAAAATATCTAAAAGAAAAACTAAAAAAGGGTAATGGGGATAGTGTCAAAAAATAG